One Microbacterium trichothecenolyticum DNA window includes the following coding sequences:
- a CDS encoding LpqB family beta-propeller domain-containing protein: protein MRRALALIAAALVLALAGCTGLPTTGYVNPGRGPQNDDAQAFAFVPDGPQDDASPAEIVEGFLRAGSGPADDWATAKLFLAPGATWDPRARVTIDTLADRRAAASTDGSAVTVSLSTVAVVDADGAYSPAATGSAETLSFTLARVDEQWRITSAPNGVVLYEEVFPTVYQSASIAYFDPTWSFIVPDVRWFPRPSVASRVATALVDGQPSAWLAGAVRSAFPEELSLVGRSVTLSSGGVAQVQLPRAALSLDRTTLDRMQTQLARSLASAGINEVQMTVEGTPVTASEIAVRVTRTDPSPTVLTTLGTFGTLSGDQVEAIPGLSDAVESLSPTAVEIEADRSLAAVRTQQGSVASALADGRTFLLDDRSGLIGPSIDGEGVIWSVPGSAPSQLRAITPEGVVRDVGNAWPDAAEITAMQISRDGTRVAAIVTVSGTREVWVASIQRSGGDVDLGPPHVLSFSQQGAFDLGWFDDTTIGVLATVDGSSRLRELNVGGRGTESPAPEGTRTLAAGGTSVRVLDDQGRLFSRRGSSWTLVGSGIRVLAAQQGTAS, encoded by the coding sequence ATGAGACGCGCCCTCGCCCTCATCGCCGCCGCCCTCGTCCTCGCCCTCGCGGGGTGCACGGGCCTGCCCACGACGGGGTACGTCAACCCGGGCCGCGGTCCGCAGAACGACGACGCGCAGGCGTTCGCGTTCGTGCCCGACGGCCCGCAGGACGACGCCTCTCCCGCCGAGATCGTCGAGGGTTTCCTCCGCGCGGGCTCGGGCCCGGCCGACGATTGGGCCACCGCGAAGCTCTTCCTGGCGCCCGGCGCCACGTGGGATCCCCGTGCACGGGTGACCATCGACACGCTGGCAGACCGGCGCGCCGCGGCGTCGACCGACGGCAGCGCGGTGACCGTGTCGCTGTCGACCGTCGCGGTGGTCGACGCGGACGGCGCCTACTCCCCGGCGGCGACGGGCAGCGCCGAGACGCTGTCCTTCACCCTGGCGCGTGTCGACGAGCAGTGGCGCATCACCTCCGCGCCTAATGGCGTCGTGCTCTACGAAGAGGTGTTCCCGACCGTCTACCAGTCGGCATCCATCGCGTACTTCGACCCGACGTGGAGCTTCATCGTGCCCGACGTCCGGTGGTTCCCGCGCCCGTCCGTGGCGAGTCGGGTGGCCACCGCGCTGGTCGACGGTCAACCCAGCGCCTGGCTCGCGGGAGCGGTGCGCAGCGCCTTTCCCGAGGAACTGTCGCTCGTCGGTCGATCGGTGACGCTGTCGTCGGGCGGGGTGGCCCAGGTGCAGTTGCCGCGTGCGGCCCTGAGCCTGGATCGCACCACCCTGGACCGCATGCAGACCCAGTTGGCGCGCAGTCTGGCGTCCGCGGGGATCAACGAGGTGCAGATGACGGTGGAGGGCACACCCGTGACGGCCTCCGAGATCGCCGTCCGTGTCACGCGCACCGACCCCTCGCCGACCGTTCTGACGACGCTCGGCACCTTCGGGACGCTCTCGGGCGACCAGGTCGAGGCGATTCCCGGACTCTCCGACGCCGTGGAATCGCTCTCGCCGACGGCCGTGGAGATCGAGGCCGACCGAAGTCTGGCGGCCGTGCGCACGCAGCAGGGCTCCGTCGCGAGCGCTCTCGCCGACGGACGTACGTTCCTGCTCGACGACCGATCCGGGCTCATCGGACCCTCGATCGACGGGGAAGGGGTGATCTGGAGCGTGCCGGGCTCGGCCCCGTCGCAACTGCGCGCCATCACCCCCGAGGGGGTCGTGCGAGACGTGGGCAACGCCTGGCCCGACGCGGCCGAGATCACCGCGATGCAGATCTCGCGCGACGGTACGCGGGTGGCGGCCATCGTGACGGTCTCGGGGACGCGGGAGGTGTGGGTCGCCAGCATCCAACGCTCCGGCGGCGATGTCGACCTGGGCCCGCCCCACGTGCTGTCGTTCTCGCAACAGGGGGCGTTCGACCTCGGATGGTTCGACGACACCACGATCGGCGTGCTCGCCACCGTCGACGGCAGCAGTCGCCTGCGCGAACTCAACGTCGGGGGTCGCGGCACGGAGTCGCCGGCACCCGAGGGAACGCGCACGCTCGCAGCCGGTGGCACCAGCGTGCGCGTGCTCGACGACCAGGGGCGCCTGTTCAGCCGGCGCGGAAGCTCGTGGACGCTCGTGGGCTCCGGCATTCGCGTGCTCGCAGCCCAGCAGGGCACCGCCTCGTAG
- the mtrB gene encoding MtrAB system histidine kinase MtrB, with product MTGAVRTLPPRRLADLRDWRSVRDRLATLWRRSLRFRTILITVALTAATILVTCVAMALVIQNELFTARKDQVLLEAQRATASAQATLDAAVDSTDPAAAQTLMNGIATRLSQQSSSDLIALYRIGPPSPLAPQPFISPAFESSLVTEALRTQVQSSPDLQWWQSVALPSDDGREVPGILVGHQLRFPARDGVDSYELYMGYDLTSASQTLAFVQVLLWVVGLILVVLIGSIAWFVLRSVTTPIADAAETSAKLAAGDLGVRLPVRGEDELATLNRSFNAMADSIESQIKELADLSLVQQRFVSDVSHELRTPLTTIKLAADMINDQREEFDPVTGRAAELLHAQVQRFEVLLTDLLEISRYDAGSVQLELEPTSLAHLAEDVIASMEQLAEGHGSDVRLVAPGGYTPVDMDARRVRRVVRNLLGNAIEHGEGRPIVVSVDSNRDAVALGVRDFGLGMKADDVERVFDRFWRADPSRVRTIGGTGLGLSIALGDARLHGGALAVWSEPGKGSNFVLTLPRDGRPVGASPLPLVPDDEQGGALEALGLTQPISLNRSGFGRTP from the coding sequence ATGACGGGCGCGGTGCGCACGCTCCCGCCGCGGCGGCTCGCCGACCTGCGCGACTGGCGGTCCGTGCGCGACCGCCTGGCGACGCTGTGGCGGCGCTCCCTGCGCTTTCGCACGATCCTGATCACGGTCGCGCTGACCGCCGCGACCATTCTGGTGACGTGCGTCGCGATGGCCCTCGTCATCCAGAACGAGCTGTTCACGGCCCGCAAGGACCAGGTGCTCCTCGAAGCCCAGCGCGCCACCGCGTCTGCCCAGGCCACCCTCGACGCCGCGGTGGATTCGACCGATCCCGCCGCGGCGCAGACGCTCATGAACGGCATCGCGACGCGGTTGTCGCAGCAGTCCTCGAGCGACCTCATCGCGCTGTACCGTATCGGCCCGCCCTCGCCGCTCGCCCCGCAGCCGTTCATCTCGCCCGCCTTCGAATCGAGCCTGGTGACCGAGGCGCTGCGCACGCAGGTGCAGTCCAGTCCCGATCTGCAGTGGTGGCAGTCGGTGGCGCTGCCCTCCGACGACGGCCGCGAGGTGCCCGGCATCCTGGTCGGCCACCAGCTGCGCTTCCCCGCTCGAGACGGCGTCGACTCGTACGAGCTGTACATGGGCTACGACCTCACCAGCGCCTCGCAGACGCTCGCCTTCGTGCAGGTGCTGCTGTGGGTGGTCGGGCTCATCCTCGTCGTGCTCATCGGCTCGATCGCGTGGTTCGTGCTGCGATCGGTCACGACACCGATCGCGGATGCCGCGGAGACCAGCGCGAAGCTCGCGGCGGGCGATCTGGGCGTGCGGTTGCCCGTGCGCGGCGAAGACGAGCTGGCCACGCTGAACCGCTCCTTCAACGCCATGGCCGACAGCATCGAGTCGCAGATCAAGGAACTCGCCGACCTGTCCCTCGTGCAGCAGCGCTTCGTGTCCGACGTCTCGCACGAGCTGCGCACGCCGTTGACGACCATCAAGCTCGCCGCCGACATGATCAACGACCAGCGTGAGGAGTTCGACCCCGTCACCGGGCGCGCCGCCGAGCTCTTGCACGCGCAGGTGCAGCGCTTCGAGGTGCTGCTGACCGACCTGCTCGAGATCAGCCGGTACGACGCGGGGTCGGTGCAACTCGAGCTCGAGCCCACCAGTCTCGCCCACCTCGCCGAAGACGTCATCGCGTCGATGGAGCAGCTCGCCGAGGGGCACGGCTCCGACGTGCGGCTGGTCGCGCCGGGCGGGTACACCCCCGTCGACATGGACGCCCGCCGGGTGCGCCGGGTGGTGCGCAATCTGCTCGGCAACGCCATCGAGCACGGCGAGGGCCGACCGATCGTCGTCTCGGTCGACAGCAACCGGGATGCCGTGGCGCTCGGCGTGCGCGACTTCGGCCTGGGCATGAAGGCCGATGACGTCGAGCGCGTGTTCGACCGGTTCTGGCGGGCAGACCCCTCTCGCGTGCGCACGATCGGAGGAACCGGGCTCGGCCTCTCGATCGCGCTCGGCGACGCGCGACTGCACGGGGGCGCTCTCGCGGTGTGGTCGGAGCCGGGCAAGGGATCGAACTTCGTGCTCACGCTGCCCCGCGACGGCAGGCCCGTCGGCGCGTCGCCGCTGCCCCTCGTCCCCGACGACGAGCAGGGCGGGGCGCTGGAGGCGCTGGGGCTCACCCAGCCGATCTCGCTCAACCGGTCGGGTTTCGGGAGAACACCATGA
- a CDS encoding ComF family protein, whose protein sequence is MPRSSLLSVVVSSLTDALTFWLPLSCAGCGALDDALCPGCRGALAGARVDRAIEPGLTVSCALEFSGVTARVIRALKEDGRTGLARDLAPALAAVLRSVTPPGGLVVTVPSSATAFRRRGYRPVDLLVRRAGWSPERALRLRRAPGDQRGLGRAARRRNVGGAFVARGVNGRAVVVVDDVVTTGATLAEAVRALRAAGAGPVWAVALAHTPLRIASRGESHGIFT, encoded by the coding sequence ATGCCCCGGTCGTCGCTCCTCTCCGTCGTCGTCTCGTCGCTCACCGATGCCCTGACATTCTGGTTGCCGCTGTCGTGCGCGGGATGCGGCGCCCTCGACGACGCGCTCTGCCCGGGATGCCGCGGGGCCCTCGCCGGGGCTCGGGTCGATCGGGCGATCGAGCCGGGGCTGACCGTGTCGTGTGCCCTCGAGTTCTCGGGGGTGACGGCGCGGGTGATCCGGGCGTTGAAGGAAGACGGTCGCACCGGGCTCGCGCGGGACCTGGCACCCGCGCTCGCCGCGGTGCTGCGATCGGTGACGCCGCCCGGCGGCCTCGTGGTGACCGTGCCGTCGTCGGCCACGGCCTTCCGCCGTCGTGGCTACCGTCCGGTCGACCTGCTCGTGCGACGGGCCGGGTGGAGTCCCGAGCGCGCCCTCCGTCTGCGCCGGGCCCCGGGCGATCAGCGCGGGCTGGGTCGGGCGGCTCGGCGTCGGAACGTCGGCGGGGCCTTCGTGGCGCGGGGCGTGAACGGTCGAGCGGTCGTGGTCGTCGACGACGTCGTCACCACGGGCGCGACCCTGGCCGAGGCGGTGCGCGCACTGCGGGCGGCGGGGGCGGGGCCGGTATGGGCCGTCGCGCTGGCGCACACCCCGCTTCGCATCGCATCCAGAGGTGAATCTCACGGGATTTTCACGTGA
- the secA gene encoding preprotein translocase subunit SecA, with product MANPLEKLLRAGEGRILRRLQSVVKATGALEEDYEQLTDDELRNETVELRARFQAGETLDQLMPEAFAAVREAAKRTLGQRPYDVQIMGGAALHLGNIAEMKTGEGKTLTAALPAYLNAIAGEGVHVITVNDFLASYQSELMGRVYRALGMTTGTVVAGQTPEVRREQYEADISYGTNNEFGFDYLRDNMAWRKEDLVQRGHFFAIVDEVDSILIDEARTPLIISGPASGEANRWFAEFAKLARTLEAGVDYEVDEKKRTIGVLEPGIEKVEDYLGIDNLYESANTPLISFLNNSIKAMALFKRDTDYVVMNDEVMIVDEHTGRILVGRRYNEGIHQAIEAKEGVPVKAENQTLATVTLQNYFRLYDKLAGMTGTAETEAAEFMSTYKLGVVPIPTNKPMIRKDQPDLVYKNETAKFAQVVEDIVERHEKGQPVLVGTTSVEKSEYLSRLLAKKGVRHEVLNAKNHAREAEIVARAGRLAAVTVATNMAGRGTDIMLGGNAEFLAVQEMKAKNLDPVETPEAYEAEWDSVYQAVRDTVAEEAAKVVEAGGLYVLGTERHESRRIDNQLRGRSGRQGDPGESRFYLSLTDDLMRLFQSGAAEAILARTNFPDDVAIESGLVSRAIKSAQSQVEARNAEMRKNVLKYDDVLNRQREAIYADRRHMLQGDDIADRVQHFIEDAITAVIDDHTRSGHTESWDFDALWTELKTLYPVSVTIDEVVAEAGGNKGRITPEGLKREIISDARIAYENREKALGEQALRELERRVVLQVLDRRWREHLYEMDYLKDGIGLRAMAQRDPLIEYQREGYQMFQSMMGQIKEESVGFLYNLEVEVKKVEGESAEVEAKGLTAAPVETQRLEYSAANDAGEVEVRNDRGQVQQAATNRLRQAPQAAPAPEAAPQGPRGAFGQRTTAEAPAPVNRADRRAAKKK from the coding sequence GTGGCCAATCCGCTCGAGAAACTGCTGCGCGCCGGTGAGGGGCGCATCCTCCGCCGCCTGCAGAGCGTGGTCAAGGCCACCGGTGCGCTCGAGGAGGACTACGAGCAGCTCACCGACGACGAGCTGCGCAACGAGACCGTCGAGTTGCGTGCCCGTTTCCAGGCCGGCGAGACGCTCGACCAGCTCATGCCCGAGGCCTTCGCCGCCGTGCGCGAGGCCGCCAAGCGCACCCTCGGCCAGCGTCCCTATGACGTGCAGATCATGGGCGGCGCGGCCCTTCACCTCGGCAACATCGCCGAGATGAAGACCGGTGAGGGCAAGACCCTGACCGCCGCCCTTCCCGCTTACCTCAACGCCATCGCCGGCGAGGGCGTCCACGTCATCACCGTCAACGACTTCCTCGCCAGCTACCAGTCCGAGCTCATGGGTCGCGTGTACCGGGCGCTGGGCATGACCACGGGCACCGTCGTGGCAGGACAGACCCCCGAGGTCCGCCGCGAGCAGTACGAGGCCGACATCAGCTATGGCACGAACAACGAGTTCGGCTTCGACTACCTGCGCGACAACATGGCATGGCGCAAAGAAGACCTCGTGCAGCGCGGGCACTTCTTCGCCATCGTCGACGAGGTCGACTCGATCCTCATCGACGAGGCGCGCACCCCGCTGATCATCTCGGGTCCGGCATCCGGCGAGGCCAACCGTTGGTTCGCCGAGTTCGCCAAGCTCGCGCGCACCCTCGAGGCGGGTGTCGACTACGAGGTCGACGAGAAGAAGCGCACCATCGGTGTGCTCGAACCCGGTATCGAAAAGGTCGAGGACTATCTCGGCATCGACAACCTCTACGAGTCGGCGAACACCCCGCTGATCTCGTTCTTGAACAACTCGATCAAGGCGATGGCGCTGTTCAAGCGCGACACCGACTACGTCGTGATGAACGACGAGGTGATGATCGTCGACGAGCACACCGGTCGTATCCTGGTCGGCCGTCGCTACAACGAGGGCATCCACCAGGCCATCGAGGCCAAGGAGGGGGTGCCGGTCAAGGCCGAGAACCAGACGCTCGCGACCGTCACGCTGCAGAACTACTTCCGCCTGTACGACAAGCTCGCGGGCATGACCGGTACCGCCGAGACCGAGGCGGCCGAGTTCATGTCGACGTACAAGCTCGGCGTCGTGCCCATCCCCACGAACAAGCCCATGATCCGCAAGGACCAGCCCGACCTCGTCTACAAGAACGAGACGGCGAAGTTCGCCCAGGTGGTCGAAGACATCGTCGAGCGCCACGAGAAGGGCCAGCCCGTGCTCGTCGGCACCACGAGCGTCGAGAAGAGCGAGTACCTCTCCCGCCTGCTGGCGAAGAAGGGCGTACGCCACGAGGTGCTCAACGCCAAGAACCACGCACGCGAGGCAGAGATCGTGGCCCGCGCCGGGCGCCTCGCTGCCGTGACCGTCGCCACCAACATGGCCGGCCGCGGAACCGACATCATGCTGGGCGGGAACGCGGAGTTCCTCGCCGTGCAGGAGATGAAGGCGAAGAACCTCGACCCCGTCGAGACGCCCGAGGCCTACGAGGCCGAGTGGGACTCGGTCTACCAGGCCGTGCGCGACACCGTCGCCGAGGAAGCGGCGAAGGTCGTCGAGGCGGGCGGTCTGTACGTGCTCGGCACCGAGCGCCACGAGTCGCGCCGCATCGACAACCAGCTGCGCGGTCGCTCGGGCCGCCAGGGCGACCCCGGCGAGAGCCGGTTCTACCTGTCGCTCACCGACGACCTCATGCGCCTGTTCCAGTCCGGTGCGGCCGAGGCGATCCTCGCCCGCACCAACTTCCCCGACGACGTCGCGATCGAGTCCGGCCTGGTGTCGCGCGCGATCAAGAGCGCGCAGTCGCAGGTCGAGGCCCGCAACGCCGAGATGCGCAAGAACGTCCTCAAGTACGACGACGTGCTCAACCGCCAGCGCGAGGCGATCTACGCCGACCGCCGTCACATGCTCCAGGGCGATGACATCGCCGACCGCGTGCAGCACTTCATCGAAGACGCCATCACCGCCGTGATCGACGACCACACCCGTTCGGGTCACACCGAGTCGTGGGACTTCGACGCCCTGTGGACCGAGCTGAAGACCCTGTACCCCGTCAGCGTCACGATCGACGAGGTCGTGGCCGAGGCCGGTGGCAACAAGGGCCGCATCACGCCGGAGGGCCTCAAGCGCGAGATCATCTCCGATGCCCGCATCGCGTACGAGAACCGCGAGAAGGCGCTCGGCGAGCAGGCGCTGCGGGAGCTCGAGCGTCGTGTCGTGCTGCAGGTGCTCGACCGCCGCTGGCGCGAGCACCTCTACGAGATGGACTACCTGAAAGACGGCATCGGCCTGCGCGCCATGGCCCAGCGCGACCCGCTCATCGAGTACCAGCGCGAGGGATACCAGATGTTCCAGTCGATGATGGGCCAGATCAAGGAGGAGTCGGTCGGCTTCCTCTACAACCTCGAAGTCGAGGTGAAGAAGGTCGAGGGCGAGAGCGCCGAGGTCGAGGCGAAGGGACTGACGGCGGCCCCCGTCGAAACCCAGCGGCTGGAGTACTCCGCCGCGAACGACGCCGGCGAGGTCGAGGTGCGAAACGATCGCGGGCAGGTGCAGCAGGCCGCCACCAACCGCTTGCGGCAGGCGCCGCAGGCGGCTCCGGCGCCCGAGGCTGCACCGCAGGGCCCGCGTGGTGCCTTCGGGCAGCGGACCACGGCGGAGGCTCCCGCACCGGTCAACCGCGCCGACCGTCGCGCTGCCAAGAAGAAGTGA
- the hpf gene encoding ribosome hibernation-promoting factor, HPF/YfiA family, translating to MDTSIVGVGVGITDRFRSVVEEKVSRIEHLAPRANTLEVKVTHRSYRNGRIEDDTVELTLDGKGPVVRAEATDADKFAALDLAVDKISEQVRRAKQKRVDARNHPRGAKFEKNTGELAGIDVEPASVDVLRAVATGSVPVQNDSAEEEDYCPVVIRQKEFEAEWMTVEDAVDRMELVGHDFFLFIDARTDHPSVVYRRKGWDYGVIALGTQAAPAVPVAS from the coding sequence ATGGACACCAGCATCGTCGGCGTGGGAGTCGGTATCACCGATCGTTTCCGCAGCGTGGTCGAAGAGAAGGTCAGTCGCATCGAGCATCTGGCGCCGCGTGCCAACACGCTCGAGGTCAAGGTCACTCACCGCTCCTATCGCAATGGTCGGATCGAAGACGACACGGTCGAACTCACCCTCGATGGCAAGGGTCCGGTCGTCCGGGCCGAGGCGACGGACGCCGACAAGTTCGCCGCTCTCGACCTCGCGGTCGACAAGATCTCCGAGCAGGTACGCCGGGCGAAGCAGAAGCGCGTCGATGCTCGCAACCACCCCCGCGGTGCCAAGTTCGAGAAGAACACCGGCGAGCTCGCCGGTATCGACGTCGAGCCCGCCTCGGTCGACGTGCTGCGTGCCGTCGCGACGGGCTCCGTCCCGGTTCAGAACGACTCGGCAGAAGAAGAGGACTACTGCCCGGTCGTCATCCGGCAGAAGGAGTTCGAGGCGGAATGGATGACGGTCGAAGACGCCGTCGACCGCATGGAGCTCGTCGGGCACGACTTCTTCCTCTTCATCGACGCCCGCACCGACCACCCGAGCGTCGTCTACCGCCGCAAGGGCTGGGATTACGGCGTGATCGCCCTCGGGACGCAGGCCGCGCCCGCCGTCCCGGTGGCATCCTGA